The sequence below is a genomic window from Salinispira pacifica.
GGGCGTCCCCCGGCTCCCAGGGATGAAGATACGCATCCAGGCGCTCCCCCTTGATAGATGACACGCCTGCGGGCAGAAGTTCGCGAATGCCGGGATTGTGGTCATCCACCACCCCCGCTTCATCCAGGATCAAAATAATCTGGGGCAGAACATCAGTGAGATGAAGAACTGTTTCAACGGAACCTTTATCCACGGTATAAATTGTAAGGCAGGATGGTAGGTATTTCCAGCATCCCCGACCCCCGCTTGCAGGAGTCGGGATTCAGCCGAAAAAAAGTGATCAGCCCCCGAGAGCCTGATCCAGGTCTTCAAGTATATCGTCAATATGTTCAAGACCCACCGACAGGCGAACAAGCTCTTCACCTATGCCGGCTTCCTTGTGCTGCTGGGCAGACATCTGGCTGTGGGTTGTGCTGGCAGGATGGATGGCCAGACTTTTCGCATCACCCACATTAGCCAGCAGGCTGAAAAGCTTCAATTTGTTGATAAAACGTTCGCCGGCTTCCCGGCCGCCTTTAATTCCGAACACTACCATTCCGCCCTTCCCCCGGGGAAGCAGCCTCTCGGCATTTTCGCTGCTCAGGGAACCCGCTGCGTTTACTTTGCCGGGAAGTCCCGGATAGGTCACCCAGGATACCTGGGGATGTTCGGCGAGATGCCGTGCAACCTTGTCCGCATTTTCGCTGTGGCGCTCCATCCTCAGGCTGAGGGTTTCAAGCCCCTGGAGGAAGAGCCAGGCATTATCCGGACTCATAGCCGCACCCAGGTTCCTTAACGGCACCAGGCGCATCCTCAGGGCGTAGGCAACCGGCGTGAGTTCGCCCAGGTCATGAGCATAGCGCAAGCCATGGTAGCTTGAGTCCGGCTCGTTCATGGTGGTGAACTTCGGATACTTGGACCAGGGAAATTTCCCGCTGTCCACCACAATACCGCCCAGTCCGGTTCCGTGACCGCCTATCCATTTGGTGAGGCTGTGAACGACAATATCAGCACCATGCTCAATGGGACGGAACAGGTAGGGGGTGGCAAAGGTGTTATCCACAATCAGGGGAACTTCGGCTTCATGGGCAATTTCCGCCCAGCGGGGGATATCAGATACTCTGAGGGTGGGGTTATCGATGGTTTCCACAAACAATGCCCGGGTTTTATCATTAATTGCCGAGCGGATGGCGTTTTCATCCAGCGGATCCACCAGATGAACCGTTATGCCGTACTGGGGGAGAATGTCATTAAACATTGTATAGCTTCCACCGTATAGATTTCTGGAGGCAACGATCTCATCCCCCGCAACGGCGATATTGATAAGGGAATAAAATATTGCACTGGTTCCTGAAGCGGTGGCCAGGGCGGCTGCACCCCCCTCCAGATCCGCTACGCGTTTTTCCAGAACATCTGTTGTAGGATTCATCAGCCGGGTATAGATATACCCAAGCTCTTTTAATGCGAACAGATTTGCGGCATGTTCGGTATTCTTGAACATGTATGCAGCGGTCCGGTGAATGGGTACCGCCCTGGATGGTGAAGTATCTTCAATTTCCTGTCCCTGATGCAGGGCCCGCGTCTCAAAATGATGTGCCATGATGTCCTCCGTTATATTTTTCGAAAACAAATTTATTCTTCAATGATCCATGTATTCTTCAATGCAAATCACAGGGTATCGCAATACAAATCACAGGATGTTGTCGGATGCTCTTGTGTGTCAGTCATCAAACAGCCAGGTGCTCAGATACCGTTCGCCGCTGTCACAGATCACGGTAACAATGGTTTTGCCCCTGTATTCCTCTCTTGCTGCCATTTCCAGGGCCGCATGAAGGTTCGCTCCGGCACTAATCCCCCCGAGAACACCGTGGCCTGAAGCCAGTTTCCGGGCGGCTGCCCCGGCATCCTCACTGCGCACCTTTATCACCTCATCAATGATTTCCGTATCCAGAACCTCCGGAATAAATCCCGCCCCGATACCCTGTATCTTGTGCGGGCCGGGCTTGCCGCCGGAAATCACCGGACTTCCATCAGGTTCCACTGCCACAAGCCGCAGTTCGGGGTTCAGCTTCTTCAGCTCCCCGCCGGCCCCGGTGAGCGTACCTCCGGTACCCACGCCTGCCAGGAAGACATCCACTTTGCCCTCACTGTCTTCCCAAATTTCCTTCGCGGTGGTCAGTCGGTGCACCTCCGGATTGGCGGGATTCGCAAATTGCCGGGTGAGGAGAGCGTCTTCCATCTTCTCCGCCAGTTCCTCGGCTTTCTTCACCGCTCCGCCCATCCCTTCATTTCCGGGGGTGAGCACGAGCTTGGCACCGAACGCCTTCAGCAGCCTCCGGCGTTCGATACTCATGGTATCCGGCATGGTGAGGTACACAGGATGCCCGGTTGCAGCTGCAATATATGCCAGGGCAATACCGGTATTGCCGCTGGTGGCTTCCACAATGGGCGCACCCGGAAGCAGACGCCCCTCCTCCTCAGCTCGGCGAATCATGGACAAACCAATCCGATCCTTCACACTGGAGAGGGGATTAAAATTCTCCAGCTTCAGCAGTACCTCCCCTGCCAGCTGCTCGCCTTTTTCCGGTTGATAGCGCAGCATGGGAGTGTTCCCTATCAGTTCTGTAATTGAGTCATAAATAGGCATGGATCCATCTCTCCGGCCTACGGTGGAGTTATCCCCGAAAATCAGCGGATACCGCAGCCAAATCCAACTTAACATACCCAATATATATTGTCAACATTATTATGAAATTATTGGGGATACGGACTCTGGAGGCAGAGGAATTTGTTTAAGGCCGGGCCCGGGGCTGGGGCCCTGACTGAGGCCGGGGCACAGCATGAAAGGCGTCCCCGGGTAATTCACCATGCCCGGTGGTCAGATTATCAGTTTTCCAGAATAGTAATTTCAACCCGGCGGTTGCGTCGCATACCATCAGCCGTGTCATTATCCGCCACAGGTCTGGTGGCGCCGAAGCCCTGATACATAATGCGACTTCTATCCCGGGCGTCCAGTTCGATGAGAAATTCCACAACTGCCCTGGCCCGGTCTTCACTCAGCTGCTGCCTTCCTGCTGCAGTTCCTGCAAGAGCAGTGTGTCCGCTGACCAGAATGTCCCGTTGCGGATACGCAGAGAGAATCTCAGCGATCTTCCGGATCTTGGCCTGCTCCGAGGCCACCAGCCGGGAAGAATCCGGGGGAAACTGAATATTTTCCAGAGAAATGGTAACCCCATCCTCATCATCCCGGACCGAACTGTCTTCTACACCCAGCTCGTTCAGTCGTTGACGCAGATCATCTTTCAGGGCTTCCCGGTCCAGATCGGGACTCTCGATAACCTCTGCTGAAGCACTCCCCTCATAGGTTACGGTGCTTCCGTCACTGAGATGCAGCATAATCTCGTAATTCTCGTCATAGGAATGGGGGCGGCCCAGAATATTATCAAAGTACAGATTCTGATCCGAGTAGCCGGTAATCAGATATGGATACAAAGGATTTCCCGACGGTATATCCTTTCGATGAAATATATTGTATCTGATAACGATATGATGCAGTTCCTTTCCATCCCTGTTTACAGGTCCCCGGTACTCGTAACTCACAGGCATGGGAAAAGAGAACACCTCCCGGATATTGAAACCCTGACGCAGATCATGAACCTCGTATCCTGGAGCGGACCAGGTTTCACCGGGAAGAACATCCCGGTCGGGAAACATGGGAACATCACGCACAGTCGGGACAAAGTACTCATCTGAAATATCATACTTGCCCAATGAATTACGCCAGAAATCGGCAGAGTATTCCCGATCCAGCTGATAGGCTTCGCCGCTGTTGCGCCTGGCCTCCACCGAATGCTGATAGAAAACCTGCTCCCGGCCGGAATCCCCCGGGTCTCCAGCACCTCAACCTGTATCCGATTAAGCAGCTCAGCGCTGTGCTGAAAAATCCCGTTGAGATATACGTTTTGATCGATTTCAGAAAGGATACGGTAGCGTTCACCATCCCGGAAGCGGTATCGGAACGTCTCTGCATCCATCGACACAGAGACAAGAGCGACAAGAATAAAAAAAAGCACCGGATACCGGCGATTCATACTGATCATATGCGCACACCTTCCCATTATTGTATCGGTATTATCACCCATTTCTTGACAAAGAAAATCGGCAAAGCTATTGTTACATAAGATACAGCGGAATACCCGTAGCATCAGTTTTTTCGCCAGTTTTTTTAACAAGGAGGATCAGACAGAAAACCACAGAAGATGTCACACACACAAACCAGTATGTTATTTTCAGCCCGGGATCACATAATTAATTACAATGACCGGATCCCCTATTATGCCATCATACAGTTCTGTGCGTCTGCGTTGCAGAAATCAGAACAGAGAAAACATGCTGAAGCACCCCAGGGTTTGATTGTTGTGCAACGGGAATCAGATATTGACCGCTTTTTTTCACTGACTGCGGATCATAGACCGGCATGGCAGGTAGTAACCTCCGCCGGTAATACCAGGGATTTACAAATCCCCCAGTCCAGTCCGGAGTTGATCATTGGAAGCAGTGCTTCCGTTATCGACCTTATACGAAGACAGGACATTGTTCCCGAAAACATCGGCCTGATGATTATCATCGAGGCAAATCAGGAAAACAGTTTTTGGATTGATATTGAGTTCATCCTTACAAAAACCTATATGCGAAATATCACGGCGATATTCTCACCTGAACTGCATGAAAATCATTACGGCATTATGTCCTATTTGCGCAAGCCCGTTACCCACCAGCTTCAGCAGTGGTTAAACCAACAACAGGAGATGATTATGGCAAAGCGTGATAATCAAATTAATGAAGAACAGCTTTCGGATCAGCTGGCAGGTATTTTGAAGGAAATACACGAAAACGAAGACCCTCAGGAACTGGATGAGTTCCGCCGTGTTTTCAAGAAAAATGTATCGGTATTTAAACGTGCATACGTTGCAGCATATATGCTGAAATATTTTAACGCCGGCGGGAAGCGTCCCTCAAAACGCCGCAGAGAATCCAATGCAAACATGACCTCCGTGTTCATCGGTATCGGAAGAACCCGCAGAGTATACCCGCGGGATATTGTAGGTCTGGTACTGGATAAAACCAGTCTTCAGCGGGAGGATATCGGGAATATCAAAATTCTTGATAACTATTCCTTTGCTGATATCAACAAGGAAAAAACCGATGAGGTTATTTCTGTGCTCAACGGCATTGAATACCGTGGCCGCACCCTGAACGTGAACTACGCCAAGAAGAAGAACTAAAAACAACGCCCAAAGAATGTGCCAAAGAATGTGAAAGTCGTCAAATCAATTCTTTGGGGCGCTATTAAAAGACATAAAGCAAGAAGAGAAGAACCACCAAAAAGAAGTTTATCACCACCCCCAGCCCAAAATAAAACAATGCCAACAACTCGTGAACCACCGCTTTTCTATGACATTGCTCAGCCAGAACCTCGGGATCCCCCTGAATAGCCACCCGTTCTGCAAAGGGATCGTTACTCTCCCGGGGATAAAAGCACCAAAGCCGCTCCTGGTCTCCACCCTGAATTACACTGTTTCTCAGACTGAACCTGGGATCATTGAGGATCTCATGCCGGTGGGGAGAACATATCTCCCGTTCATAGCTTCCGCCGTCGGGGAGTACGCCCCGGGATACCTGAGGGGAAGACGAAGAAGATCCCGCTGTGAGCGGTAATTACGCCCCTGCCTCCATTGGGAGCGGTAGAGAAAATACAGGAAGATTCCCGGAGGGGCAAGAATGAGACCCGGCAAGAGTGCCAATGGAACCAGGAATATCATGCTGAAATCCTCGCCGCTTTGCTGGAGGACCTGCAGCAGGAGCAGGAGCTCCAGCATCACTCCGGAGAGCAGGGAGAAGGGCGTAATACTGTTCCAGAATTCATTTCTCTGACGTCCTGTCTGGATGGACCGTGAGAGCACCTGCTCGCTTTCCACATCGTGAACAATCACCAGCATCCGGCACAGGGGATCGGTGTAAAAAAGCGGGACAAGAGAAGAATTATCCACCATGCCGTAGATAAAAAACCGGGTTCCCTCCGGAAGGCTGCTGAGATTTTTCCACCTGGTATATGCCGGAGAGGCATCGCTTCTCTGCAGAACTTCGGAGTTCAGATCATGCCCCGGAAGCACAAAAATATGCTGAGTGGAGAGATCGACCCTCACCCGATGCCTTCCGTCGCTGAGCCAAATAATATTTTCATCCTCAATTGCATCAAGACTTCCGAAAAAACGCCGAGCCTGATTTCCGCTGCTGCTTGCGGGATACACAGGAACCATGGATGCCTCGATAAGAGACTTTCGAAAGCGGCGCCATCGGGTTCTGCTGTAAACCGCACCCAGAAACGGGAGAATTCCGAAGAATATGAGAGCAATCAGCACCGCCAGCAGATTGATATTCATGATTTGCTTGCCTCCCGGAGAATGAATGTCTATTCTTTATACTATATGGTTGAAAGGATAATAACAGGCCCGCTGCATACCAACAGCTTTGTAGTCTCCACAGGAAGAAAGTCCTGTCTGCTCATCGATCCGGGTGTTGATGCAGAAAAAATCTGGCAGAGTATGGAACGGATCAATCTTACCCCCCACACTATCGTGTTTACTCACGGACATATTGACCACACCGCTGGTGCCCTGGAAATTATAGAGCATTATCGGGAAAAAGGTGTGGAAATACGGGTGGGAATTCATTCTTCTGATGCGGATTATCTGGGATTAAACGGTGAAGAGATCAATCGAAAGCTTCTTCCGGTTAACAATGAAGAAGCGGATGAAGTGTTCACCCAATTATTCAAACCCCGGCCGCAGGCAGATTTCTATTTTTCCGATGGGGACAGCCTACCGGAATCCGACTTGCAGGTTATTCATACACCAGGCCATACCGAAGGAAGCGTGTGTTTTTATTCGGAGGTCAACTCCGCACTGTTCACCGGAGACTCATTGTTTTTCGATGCACTGGGAAGAACCGATTATACCAGCAGCAATAAGGATGATCTTCTGAATGTACTGAATTCCAAGATTTTTCAACTCCCCCCGGAAACACGGATATATCCCGGACATGGCCCCCTCTCTTCTCTGGAAAGGGAGATCCGGGATGACAGCTTTAAAACAAATCATGGGATGATTTAGTATTTTTTCGGAACGACAGATGTAAAGGACAGATTTAAAAATCAGTTGTAAAAGATTCAGGGGATCACGCGGTCATGTTCAGCAAAAGGGCATTTTCACTGTCGTGCACGCCGAAATTCGCACCAAGATCCCGGGAAATTCCCTGGATCCCCTGGCTCTGAAGGTTTCGGTATTTTTGTGCATATTCCTGGATCATGGCATCTATGGCTTCGGTACTCAATCCGCTGACATCTTTCTCAGAATCCCGTTCCATTGACCGCTCTTTCATCTGCACAAGACGGTCTATTAATGTATCCAGCACCCGCAGCCGGGATGACGAATAGCCGCTGGCATTATCAGGGGAAGGTGATACGGTAATGTGCTTAAATTGGGCATACACGGAAAAGTCACGTACATTCACTGCAACCTTGCCCCCCACTGTTCTGGGTCTGAGCATTTGAGAAAGAGGAATGGTGGTTGCTGGAAGCCGCTGCTGATTGTGTAGATTGAGGTTGGCTGCACTCAATTCCATTACTGTCCTCCTGATTACCTTTTCGGCAAAACAGGAGGATGTATTAGAGATTAATGCCCACACAGGGAGAAAACACCCATGCAATGCAATCTATCTGCAGCTCGGCCTTTCTCCCGGAATACTATCTTGGGTCAGGTATCAGCGGTTTCTCCGCTCAAGTTCATTCTGATATTCGATTGTATAGAGGGCATACGGAATTGCCTCCAGGCGTTCAGCGGGAATCGGTTTCCCGGTTTTCAGGCAGTATCCGTATTTTCCATTTTCGATTCTGGAAAGAGCAGCTTCTATGAGATTCAAACGCTTCACTTCCTGTGCAGACAGGGTGCTGAGCAGTTTTTTATCGATATCTGAACTGGCGGCATCCACCAGGTCCTTTTTATCGTTTGATGAGGCAAGTTCGAGAAAATCCTCATCTTCGTGTATGAGGTTTTGGATGATTTCAGACTTCATCTGGAGAAGTTTTTCTTTCATCCTGTCTACGAATTCTCTATCCATGGAGAACTCCTCAAGAACGGGGGTTCTTATTAAAATTTGCGATAAAATGCCTGAAAGCAGGGGAAAAGTCAACAAGTTGACAAAAAAAAACCAATTTTTTATTATGCACATCTGACCTCTCCGAAGAGAGGCAGTATCAACGAAAACATTTGGAGTATATGTGGCAAAAGAAGAGGCAATAGAAGTAGAAGGTATCGTAAAGGAAGCTCTGCCAAACACCATGTTCCGCGTGGAGCTGAAAAACGGTCATGTCATTCTCACACATCTTTCCGGAAAAATGCGGAAGCATTATATCCGAATTGTCCCCGGCGACCGGGTCAAGGTTGCGCTTTCCCCCTACGATCTTACCAGGGGTCGAATTATTTACCGCGAACGCTAATCGTCTTTTTACCCGTCTCAGGTCCGGAACCGGAATTAACCACAATTCCAGGCCGGCACCCGGATCATTTGATTACCAGCCAGAGAGCACCGCTTCCGCCCAACGACCTGCCGGGTACACCATGACGGCCGGCGTGAGGATGGGCTCGTACAACCTGCATCACCGTATCTTTGAGAACCGGGCCATCCGTACTGTGGTTTCCTTTGCCGTGGATGATGAGAACCTTCTTCCATCCGCGGCGATAGGATTCATCAATAAAATGCCGGAGAGAAATCTCGGCGGCCTGCGCCCGCATACCATGAAGATCCAGAGTGGACTCTATTTTCAGACTGCGGGGATTTACACCGCCATGTTCCGCTTGCTCCCTCTCGTCATCTTTGCTGCGGCTCTCCTCCATGTCCAGATAGCCGTCCACCATCCGTTCAAAATCCGAGGATGATCTGCCCTCGGACCTTCCCCGGGAACGTATTCCGTCCCATTCTTCCAGAATTTTACCGAAGTCAGTCATTCTCCTGCTCTCCCTGTTCCGCATTTTCCGGGGAGTCCGAACCTGATGATGCCCCAAGATTCAACGGGAGATATGCCCGCTGATCAGCTACCCAGGCTTCAATTCCGTAGGCGGTCCGTATCTGGATAAACCCCGATGCGGAAACACCCGGGGAAACAGTGGTACCCTCCGGCAGAAAAATCCAGTTTTCTGCTTCCTTATCCGGGATTTTCTTCAGCATTACACCGCCCTCCTTGATTACCGCGATATGGCTGTCCACACCTGAGCGGTACATGAACAACATGGTGGTACTCAATGCAAGCACTATGATTACCAGTACTGCACCAACTACAAAGGACGCATTCCAGCGGGGCTGAAAATCTTTCTGCACCAGATAGATGCCGCTGAAAAGAATTGACAGATAAACAAGCAGCAGAGACCAGTCCCCGTGCGGAATTCTGTTGATACTGAATTGTCTGTTTAACTGGAGCTCCTGCTGGAGGGTGCCCAATGCAGAGCGAAGGAAGGGATCCAGGGGAGAAAGGCTGACTGCCTTCCTCATAAGCATTACCGCCCGGGCATTATTACCTTCCAGATGCTCGAGCTGTGCCACATGGAAATACAGCTGAGTGTCCCGGGAACGGATTCCCAGCAGACTTTGTCCCTTGAGAAGCAGAACCGGAAGATTATCGTCCTCATTCACCTTTTCCACATTTTCAAGATACGACTCAAGCTGCCGGGATACCGGTGCCTGGGGTTCCGCGTTTACCAGAATAATCAAGGCAATACTAATGGAAACCAGCGTGTATATGAGTACACCGGTTGCGGAAACTGCCGAACGTTTCTTCCCGATTATCCGCTGAAAAATAAGAATAAGGGGAATGAGGGCAAACAACAGAGCGCCTATCCAATTCATAGCCAGATCCAGGGGAAACCTTTCCGCCAATCCCCGGCGAACGGGATACCGCAATTGTGAAAAACTGGGCTGTTTTTCCGTTATTTCCTTTTCCTGGATATTAACCCGGTATATTCTCGTTCCGCTGCGCTGAACACCCTCAAGAAATGGATTAAACCACTGAAAATCCGGTACCATAACGGTCATCTCACCGGGGCTGTCCGCCCTGATTCTGTAGATTTGCCGGCGTGAACCGCTGTATCCGTTTTCCGTTGCCTCATAATCGGCAATCTGATCCCGACCTTCGATGGTTCCATTGCGGACCTCTATTTCGGGCATCTGCAGCACTCCCAGACTGCCTTCACCGCTGATGATCAGCTCAAAAACCAGCTCGTCCCCTTCTTCGAGCTCTTCCGGGAGGGATGAAACTGACAGTTCAAAACGCCCTACAGCCCCGTTTTCTATGCTTGGACTGTCCCTGAGAGGCTGAATCTGAATGACCTGGGAAGATACGGTACGGCGGTACCCGCTGAAACTCACCTGTGCCGCAGGAATTCGCAGGTTTCCGCTTTCCAGAGGCGTGTAGAGAAACGTCGCCAGGGGGATTCTATTGAAGGTTTCATTCATGAACTCATAGGTGGTGAGTTCACCCAGACCGGTAACCTCCTCAAGAATACCGTCCCTGGCTGATTCCACCCGAAGGCTTTCTGGAAAAATGATCTCTTTTGCCCGGTGCATATCCAGGGAGATATACACGGTTTGACCTTCAAATATCGGTCCTGAAGGGAAGCTCCATTCCAGTTCCGGGGGAACCATGCTGCCGTCGGCGGTTACCGGCACAAGTATTTCCTCAGTTTCCAGACGGAGCTCCGGCCAGATCAGCGTAAAGGGTTCAACTGTCACATAGCCTGCAACGTCTGCAACGTAGTTATAGCGGTAGCGGATCCGGTCTTCGGGAATATCCGCAGAAAAAGAGCTTTCGTAACTGGGACCGGAGTAATAGCGCATTCTCTCAGGAGTCTGAGGCCGCTGGATACGCAGTCCCGGCTGGTATTCCCGGGGTATCTCAATATAGAGATTAAAGCGGCTCCCCTCCTCCACCGGTTCCTGCTGGAGGTATATGGAGATATCATCCCGGCTCTGGGCATATAGCGAAATAGACACACTGAGCAGCCCAAAGGAGATCAGGAGAAAAATACGGATGACAGCGGAGATTCTGATTCTCACCAGTCTTTGATCTCCGGAAGCTGCCGGTCCTGGTGCTGCTGAATCCATAACTGTTCTTCCTTTCGTCTGATATACTCAAACATTCGAATACTGTCCGCGGACAATTCCCCCTGCTGATCTGAAGCCGGCTGGGATCTGAACTGACTTCCGCTTCCTTTGGCACCCTGCAGCTTCAGCAGGGTGAGTTCGAGATTATATTTTGTGCCAACGTGCTTGGGATCATAGGATAATGCGGCCTTGAAACTGTCAAAGGCCTCCTCATATTTTCCCTGTTCGTAATACAGAATTCCCTGATTGAATTTCACCGCAAAAAGCAGTTCAAGATCATCCGTGGCCAGAGATTCTTCCCAGAGCTCGAATGCGGCGTCAAACTCACCCAGGGAGTGGTATACATTTGCAAGGTTATACTTCACCCATGGCTGGTATTCATCCCTCTCCAGAGCCTCCAGGTACTGCACAGTGGCCTCCTGGTAGTCACCCCTGCCGTAGGCGTAATTCCCCGCAAGAACCGGTATGTGCGGGCCCTGGAAGTTACAGGAGGTGAATCCGGCCAGCCCTGCCGGAAGCAGAACCAGAAGTACGATTCTGAAACGTCGTCTCATCAGAACAACCCCCTGAGTTTGATTCTTCGAATTAATATATGACCGATGTAAAACAGGAGGGCAAGGGTCAGAAAGAATCTGTAGCGGGTAATGCTCACCAGCCGAAACCCGTCAGTCCCCCGCTGCCCGGTGAGTTCCTTAATCCTGGTATCCAGAGAACCCAGCCCCGCTGCGGCTTCAAAGTAGCTGCCGCGGCTCAGTCTGGCAATCTCTTCCAGGGAGGAGCTGTCCAGCCGTGTCACTACAGGATTATCCTGGGGGTCACGGACGATCCGGCCGTCCCCCTGGGGGATTGTGGAACCCTCTCTGCTGCCAAGGCCATATGTGAACACCGGTATTCCCAGTCGCCCGGCTTCCAGAGCCGGATCCACAAAATTCCCGGTTAACTCCTCCCCGTCGCTGAACAGGACAATGATACGGTGCCTGTTGGAACTCTGGGGAAGGGCCGTAAGCGCACTGTTCAACGCCGCTTCAAGATCGGTTCCCGGACTGGATATCACCTCGGTATTAAGATAATTCAGGGCGTTCTCCAGAGCATAGACATCCTCGGTTGCAGGAAGGAGAACGGTTCCGTCCCCCTTGAAGGCAACCAGTCCGAAACGGGCACCCGGCAGATTTTCACTCAGTCCGCGTATCACTTCCTTGGCTCTTCCAATCCTGCTGGGAGGAATATCCTCTGCAAGCATGCTGTAAGAGGCATCCACCACATACATGATATCAAGACCCACCCGGTCCTCTTCAATGGGCTGTTCACCCCAATTGATCCCCGCAAGACTGAAGGTGAAAAACGTATAGGTGAGGATCAGAAAGAGGGATGAAAGAAACCATTTGATGAAAAATACGGAGCGCACGCCCTCGTTTTCCCAGAACCCGCCGATACGGCGAAGGTCTTCCTTGTTTATACTGTACTCCCGAAACTGCATGAGAAGCAGCACGGGAATTCCCAGAAGCAGCAACAGCACCGATGGATATACGAGGGTCATAGCAGCTCCCTGAGAAACATTTTCCGGACAATGTAATCGCTGAAAAGAAAGATAAACGCAAGAATGATCAGCCTGCGGTGAACCGGCTCCTTCCTTACCTCAACCTTCAGACGGGTCTCCACCCGTTCCAGACTGTCAATTGCCAGCAGAACCCCTTCAAGGCTCCCGGGATTGGTCACAGCATAATATTCGCCGCCGGTGCTCCGGGCAATGGTTTGAAGAAGATCCTCCTGAAGTTCACCCCGATAGGTTGCCCGGTAGGGCTTGCCGTTCCGGGGATCCACGAATTCAAGCAGAACCTCTTTATCGCTTCCGATTCCAATCACATATACCCGTACGCCCGCCTCTGCAGCGATATTGGCTGCGGCTTCGGGCTGAATCTCTCCGGCATTGCTCTCACCGTCGGTGAGAAGAAT
It includes:
- a CDS encoding O-acetylhomoserine aminocarboxypropyltransferase/cysteine synthase family protein codes for the protein MAHHFETRALHQGQEIEDTSPSRAVPIHRTAAYMFKNTEHAANLFALKELGYIYTRLMNPTTDVLEKRVADLEGGAAALATASGTSAIFYSLINIAVAGDEIVASRNLYGGSYTMFNDILPQYGITVHLVDPLDENAIRSAINDKTRALFVETIDNPTLRVSDIPRWAEIAHEAEVPLIVDNTFATPYLFRPIEHGADIVVHSLTKWIGGHGTGLGGIVVDSGKFPWSKYPKFTTMNEPDSSYHGLRYAHDLGELTPVAYALRMRLVPLRNLGAAMSPDNAWLFLQGLETLSLRMERHSENADKVARHLAEHPQVSWVTYPGLPGKVNAAGSLSSENAERLLPRGKGGMVVFGIKGGREAGERFINKLKLFSLLANVGDAKSLAIHPASTTHSQMSAQQHKEAGIGEELVRLSVGLEHIDDILEDLDQALGG
- the cysK gene encoding cysteine synthase A, whose product is MPIYDSITELIGNTPMLRYQPEKGEQLAGEVLLKLENFNPLSSVKDRIGLSMIRRAEEEGRLLPGAPIVEATSGNTGIALAYIAAATGHPVYLTMPDTMSIERRRLLKAFGAKLVLTPGNEGMGGAVKKAEELAEKMEDALLTRQFANPANPEVHRLTTAKEIWEDSEGKVDVFLAGVGTGGTLTGAGGELKKLNPELRLVAVEPDGSPVISGGKPGPHKIQGIGAGFIPEVLDTEIIDEVIKVRSEDAGAAARKLASGHGVLGGISAGANLHAALEMAAREEYRGKTIVTVICDSGERYLSTWLFDD
- a CDS encoding OmpA family protein; the encoded protein is MEARRNSGEAYQLDREYSADFWRNSLGKYDISDEYFVPTVRDVPMFPDRDVLPGETWSAPGYEVHDLRQGFNIREVFSFPMPVSYEYRGPVNRDGKELHHIVIRYNIFHRKDIPSGNPLYPYLITGYSDQNLYFDNILGRPHSYDENYEIMLHLSDGSTVTYEGSASAEVIESPDLDREALKDDLRQRLNELGVEDSSVRDDEDGVTISLENIQFPPDSSRLVASEQAKIRKIAEILSAYPQRDILVSGHTALAGTAAGRQQLSEDRARAVVEFLIELDARDRSRIMYQGFGATRPVADNDTADGMRRNRRVEITILEN
- a CDS encoding DbpA RNA binding domain-containing protein, which gives rise to MQRESDIDRFFSLTADHRPAWQVVTSAGNTRDLQIPQSSPELIIGSSASVIDLIRRQDIVPENIGLMIIIEANQENSFWIDIEFILTKTYMRNITAIFSPELHENHYGIMSYLRKPVTHQLQQWLNQQQEMIMAKRDNQINEEQLSDQLAGILKEIHENEDPQELDEFRRVFKKNVSVFKRAYVAAYMLKYFNAGGKRPSKRRRESNANMTSVFIGIGRTRRVYPRDIVGLVLDKTSLQREDIGNIKILDNYSFADINKEKTDEVISVLNGIEYRGRTLNVNYAKKKN
- a CDS encoding MBL fold metallo-hydrolase, with product MNVYSLYYMVERIITGPLHTNSFVVSTGRKSCLLIDPGVDAEKIWQSMERINLTPHTIVFTHGHIDHTAGALEIIEHYREKGVEIRVGIHSSDADYLGLNGEEINRKLLPVNNEEADEVFTQLFKPRPQADFYFSDGDSLPESDLQVIHTPGHTEGSVCFYSEVNSALFTGDSLFFDALGRTDYTSSNKDDLLNVLNSKIFQLPPETRIYPGHGPLSSLEREIRDDSFKTNHGMI
- a CDS encoding TraR/DksA family transcriptional regulator; the encoded protein is MDREFVDRMKEKLLQMKSEIIQNLIHEDEDFLELASSNDKKDLVDAASSDIDKKLLSTLSAQEVKRLNLIEAALSRIENGKYGYCLKTGKPIPAERLEAIPYALYTIEYQNELERRNR
- the infA gene encoding translation initiation factor IF-1, which encodes MAKEEAIEVEGIVKEALPNTMFRVELKNGHVILTHLSGKMRKHYIRIVPGDRVKVALSPYDLTRGRIIYRER
- a CDS encoding Smr/MutS family protein translates to MTDFGKILEEWDGIRSRGRSEGRSSSDFERMVDGYLDMEESRSKDDEREQAEHGGVNPRSLKIESTLDLHGMRAQAAEISLRHFIDESYRRGWKKVLIIHGKGNHSTDGPVLKDTVMQVVRAHPHAGRHGVPGRSLGGSGALWLVIK